The Salmo trutta chromosome 6, fSalTru1.1, whole genome shotgun sequence genomic sequence tgctgtAGTCCAAATTAAATCGGTTGTTTTTGTTGTCATTAGAATGTTTGAGTGTTCAGTGTTGACTACAAAATATGTTGTAAACTATCCAACCTCATACTGTACAATCATTGCATCCATTTTGCCTTTACCAATCAAAGTGGCAGGGTCAGACTGTCGAAATGGCATTGTGGCTTTTAAGCATTCGGAGTGTCAGTTCGTCTGTAACAGCTGAAATAGTGAAACATGATGGTCTACTTCCTCCCAGACAGCACGTCAGGCACACATCCGAACCAACTGGTTTTGGTTTGTTGATCATGACGGACGCAAGATCGGTTTTATCAGAGCAGGTAAGCCTAATAATAACAGTAAAAGTTGACATGCTAGTTGTAAAATTTGAAATATTTCCTCTCAAACAGGACATTCAAAAGAAAATACAGGAAACAAGGAAACGATTCTGTATCGAATATGCACAAGGTGAGCGCTGTACTACTTGTTGTCCAGGAACAGCTGTTTGTGTATAGAGTAGGCTAAAGTAGGATTGCGCAACAACAGCAAACGTTTCTCCTGAGAACACTGAAATCCATGTGTATTTACACCTTTTGAAGTGTATATCaacctaggtgtgtgtgtgttcagtatatGCCACTGTTTTGATGCTGCATAGTTGTCCATACCAGTCATATGTCGAGTATTTTAACCTGAAACTGTCACACATTGTTGAAGACCGAAGCAGTGCACTGCAGCTCAACTGGATTCAATGTACCACACAAACGCACAAAGTAACAGTACTGAGTGACATCCATTTTCCCACAGACCTATCAGACAAGTATGACTCCAGGGATGTGGACAGGTTACGGAAGGATGATGTTTTGGTTGACGGTTATCTGGAGTGGCGTCACTTTGTGGTGGAGGACACCTTGAAGATGATCGATGAGAGTCTTCAGTGGAGAAAAGAATTCAAACTGAATGGTGGTTTGACCTTTGCCTTTACAGAGACTTGATGTCAACCAGTGGCCTTGTCCCATACGTATAGCTGTATTAATGAACGTATAGTTCCAACAATGAACAGTAGAATAGCTGGCTAGAACACATACCAGGTTATTGTGCATTCTGCAAATTGCTGACATACTTCCACTAGTTgaacatgatggtgttgataAGATGTTTCCCGCTTTGAACTTTCTTTATGTAATGAATAGCACTATATAAGTATAATATATAagaataatgtattattattattattattattatagacaGCATTGATAGTCCGGtttgattcatttttttttttaatatcccTTTCTCTTCCAGACATCAACGAAAGCTCTGTGCAAAAGTCTCTATTTGAGTCTGGCATGCATTATCTCCATGGCTACGATAAAGAGGGCAACAAACTCTGTAGGTATTTTTTTCTTCCCCAACGTATGTGCTCACTGCCAATCAAGAAGGTTCTGTGGTGAAAATGTTGTTTCTGAGATACCTCATTTATGGCCACCATCATCATTTTATCTCTTGTAAAAGCCTCATCCTCTCTTTGTGGGTGCTGTGATCATTTTTCTATGCATCTCACTATTCAGATTGTAGTTTCCTGATTTAGGTGCACACACAATTCAAGTTAGGATTGAGATTGGAATCTTGAATTTTTGTATGGTGGATTACAGTTTGTCTTTTTGAGCTATTTGGGTCTCTGCCTTGAAGGCCACTGAGGATTACCCATATGTTGTCTGCCCAGTCTGGTTCAGGGTTAAGCTGCACATGAAGGATGTGAAGATGTTGACGGAGAAGAAAAGGTACGTGGCCTTCTGGTTGGAGAGCTACGCCCGGCGGGAACCAGGGATTCCCCTCACTGTGATCTTTGACATGTCCGAAGCGGGTCTAAGCTGCGTTGTAAGATGTCTGCTCTACTCTCATTCCCCTCTAGCTGATTTGTGTTGTGGAACTTGGTATCAATGTCCAAACATTTTGTGTTAACAAGTCGCTGAGTGGATCTTTACACACTAATGCTTGTCTTTGGGTGCTTTTAAACTACCTTTTGTGAAGACCTACTAAGGTAAACCTGAACTATCCTCACCTATTCTACACTCATGCATGTTCTGTTATTTCCTTTCCATATTATGTACAGTGCACTGTGCATGACAAGCACGAACATGTAGTAGATGGCAAGCTCTGAAGTACTAGATGCTGACTATTAAATGTATTCCAACATTTTTCTCTCTGAAGTGGTTTCTTAGGAGCGTAAGATGGTATAAACAGAAGCAGTGTCTGGAATACATTGAGACAAAGTATTCTCCGTTGCCCAATCTGGGTCATGCCTTAGCTTGGGGCTCAAAATATGGCAGGAGACATACATTACAGCTGTGTGCTTTCAAAACAAGTTTCTCCTCACATGCCAGGGTGAAAGATTTATTGGTTTATTTGTTGAAAATATTTATTTGAATGATAGGAATTCTCTCTTCTTTTTTCTGTTGTAGGACATGGATTTGATCAAATATATAATCAATTGCTTCCAAGTGTATTACCCTAGATTGCTTTGTAAGTATCCATTTCTTCTGGTGTGCTTCcaacacaggaggctgctgaggggaggacggctcatagtaatggctggaatggagtaaatggaatggtaccaaacacatgGAAGCCATGGGTTCGATACCATTCCATCAATAcccttccagccattactatgagctcgtcctccccaattaagctgCCACCAGCCGCCTGTGGCTTCCACCTGGTGCATTTGGTCCCATAGCGTAAAATGACTCAGTGAGCCCAATTACATGCCTTTATTGCCTACAGAGAATGTAAAATTAATCGTGTTATGATTTATGTGTCCTATTTCATTTTTCAGCCAAAATGCTCATGTACGAGATGCCATGGATCATGAATGGTGAGTCACTTAAAGAAGAAAATGCTTCCACTCAATGTCACTGTTGCAGTCAATACTACTAACTACACTCCCCCCCATCTTCTATATATATAGCGGCATGGAAGATGGTGAAGAACATGCTCAGTCAAGACGCCATCGACAAGCTGAAGTTCGTGTCCAAGAGGGACATCCAGAACTATGTTGACAGGGAAAACCTCCCGTCCTACATGGGAGGAACTGTGTGTAACTTACCGCTCAATGGCCACAATGACCCCCATACATCCAAATATCTACTGAGCACATAAGCACATGCAGATGTTAAAACATCTGTGAATGCCCATTGGCTAACATGATGACATACAGGCACGTTTCTTTCGGTACAGTGCATATGATGCACAAGGCAGACACATGACCGACATATACAAGAGTCATACATCCACGTTCTCATGTAAAGCTGCTGtgtctgtgcacacacacatacttgcaTGCATACAAACAACGCCATTTGCTGGTATCATGCATACAGTACATAAACCAATACTATtttgtatacacacacaccttgccaGAATTCATCACCAGTGCGTTATACTACAATGATAAATAATTGATGTAATACAAATGCATTGCATTTACTATGGAGTTGTTTTCTCATTTTCTCCCAGGACCCATTCAAATTCAGTTACCCACCGTTGCCTGATGACATCTTCCAGAACCCCATATCAGAGACTGGACAAGAGGATGACACTGAGTCAAAGGATGATGACCTGGAGGCCAAGGACACCCTGGAGCCGAGCTCTCCTACACTCAGAACCAGAAATGTTGTCCTTCGTTCCCCTTACGACACCCCTTGGTTTTAATACTGAACTTTGTTACACTCTCGAATCTCATAAGTGCATTGAATGATATCAACAACAGTAACATTAGTGTCCTTGATTTCTCGGACTTTGTCTGAGGCAGGTATACTTGGCACAGGATGGGGACAATGAGGGCTCCATCAGATGGAAAGGATCCCGTAGGCCAACTGTCACTTTCAAAGGCACCTCACTCTGTATCAGGTTAGCTTTGGATTCTGTGTATTTGCCctgatacatacagtatagtgTAAGCACTTCCAAAACGTATTGAGTCTGTGAGTTTCCAACCACAGACCTCACAATACCTTTTAAGGTTATGAGGCAACTGTTTACACTGAGAGCTGCTAGACGGAGATGATATGTGGCTCccacactctcgctctctctttccagtCCTAATGATGAGTTGTGCTTTGGCCACAGAGAGGGTGAGAAGAGATGTCTGATCATGCTTAATAATGTCACCAAAAACCAAGTGGCTTTCAAGGTCAGTTCTCATGTTGCTCTTTTTAAGTGTGTGATTGCATCATTACAATATACTTGTATGAGAGCAGCCTTGTTTGTGTTTTGCCGCAGGTGCGGACCACAGCCCCAGAGAAGTACAGGGTGAAGCCCAGCAATAGCAGCTGTGGGGCGGGCAAGAGTATGGAAATCACTGTGTCCCTGCATGGAGGTACTACATATCGTAGCCCTAATTCTTCCATCtcctctgtctctatgtaatacactgctcaaaaaaataaagggaacacttaaacaacacaatgtaactccaagtcaatcacacttctgtgaaatcaaactgtccacttaggaagcaacactgattgacaatacatttcacatgctgttgtgcaaatggaatagacaacaggtggaaattataggcaattagcaagacacccccaataaaggagtggttctgcaggtggtgaccacagaccacttctcagttcctatgcttcctggctgatgttttagtcacttttgaatgctggcggtgctttcactctagtggtagcatgagacgaagtctacaacccacacaagtggctcaggtagtgcagctcatccaggatggcacatcaatgcgagctgtggcaagaaggtttgctgtgtctgtcaacgtagtgtccagagcatggaggcgctaccaggagacaggccagtacatcaggagacgtggaggaggccgtaggagggcaacaacccagcagcaggaccgctacctccgcctttgtgcaaggaggagcactgccggagccctgcaaaatgacctccagcaggccacaaatgtgcatgtgtctgctcaaacggtcagaaacagactccatgagggtggtatgagggcccaacgtccacaggtgggggttgtgcttacagcccaacaccgtgcaggacgtttggcatttgccagagaacaccaagattggcaaattcgccactggcgccctgtgctcttcacagatgaaagcaggttcacactgagcacatgtgacagacgtgacagagtctggagacgccgtggagaacgttctgctgcctgcaacatcctccagcatgaccggtttggcggtgggtcagttatggtgtggggtggcatttctttggggggctgcacagccctccatgtgctcgccagaggtagcctgactgccattaggtaccgagatgagatcctcagacaccttgtgagaccatatgctggtgcggttggccctgggttcctcctaatgcaagacaatgctagacctcatgtggctggagtgtgtcagcagttcctgcaagaggaaggcattgatgctatggactgccccgcccgttccccagacctgaatccaattgagcacatctgggacatcatgtcttgctccatccaccaacgccacgttgcaccacagactgtccaggagttggcagatgctttagtccaggtctgggaggagattcctcaggagaccatccgccacctcatcaggagcatgcccaggcattgtaggaaggtcatacatgcacgtggaggccacacacactactgagcctcattttgacttgttttaaggacattacatcaaagttggatcagcctgtagtgtggttttccactttaattttgagtgtgactccaaatccagacctccatgggttgataaattggatttccattgattatttttgtgtgattttgttgtcagcacattcaactatgtaaagaaaaaagtatttaataagattatttcattcagatctaggatgtgttattttagtgttccctttatttttttgagcagtgtataaacccATCATTCAGGTTTTGAGAAGGTCAAGGACTAGCCCATGTGGAATTGTTGCTGTCCTCTAATTGTTTGTGGTCGAATTCCCTCCTCTCTGATTGGCTCTCAGGGTCCCTGTGCTCTCCTCAGGACCGCTTCTTAATCATGGCTGCTGAGATGGAGCCATGTAGCGGTGGGGGGAGCACAGACCTTGCCCAGTTCTGGAAGGGTGTCCCAAAGGCTAAAATAATGGAGCACAGGTAGCACCATCtattacacacacagaacacaactcaAACCAGTTTTATGACTATTGGTTTGTTGACTGTCACCAAAGGCAACAAGGCCTCAAGGACGCATGTGTAAGGACTGTTCACCAATGGTCTTCTATTTTCTTTACCTTCAGGCTGCGGTGTCGAATGCTAGAGGGCATCAAGTCGGCACTCAGCCCTGTGACTGACAGGTCTCACAAAATGGAGACCAATGGCTACCAAGACTTGCACCCCACGGTGAGTTGTGACCTCGGgcgactgacacacacacacacacacacacacacccttattaTGCAAATGTCTCAATAGGACAATTACATATTTACTATTATCTTTGCCTGCTGAAATGTTCAACCTATCAAGTCCATCTGAAGTCAGTTTGTGGTCTGAAAAAGGTCTGATACTTCACCTGGGTCGTGTTCCATATGGaagggaaaatgtatttaaatgttttgCAACTGAAGACAAAAATGGGCATTTCTTACAGGACAAGGGAAGGTAGCCCTACCATGTTTCggtctgttttcttccatttggtgcctaatgaatattcCGTTGGTGCCCTCTGATCCTCCCCCAGCTCCTTCAGTTGATGGCCAGCAGCTCCAGGCTGGAACAGAAGATGGACCACTGCCTGTGGTGGCAGAAGCTCTTGACTGTACTGGTGACTGCACTGACGGCCTTGGGCTTCTCTGCCctctacatacagtacactggGGATTGGCCATTTTGAACCTTTCCCATAGTGGAGGAAGAAGACAGAAGGACCAGTCACAGTGGAGTCAGGATGAAAGTTGATTTCTGATTGGAGCAGAAATATGAGGAACTGCTCGCAATCCACTCTATGACCTTTGGACACTGAATATaattatatttccacactatcaGGTTGGActaatactgtgaaattatgaaagtaattataatgcccttttagtgtaagagctgtttgagtgGGTGATGGCTCGAAAGGATCTAGCTTTTGTCAAGTTAAGGTCAGActtgacttttcatagcaggttaggagaattaggttaaggttggCAACTTTTTacattaatttgacaaaagctggagcCCTTCTTGCCATGACCGTTTTGATGgtatggagttttggcctgcctggtgacatcaccaggcggtaaatgatttaatagaccaataagaaagagggttgcaaacctctctgccaataacagctagttttcagttttcctgtaccaactcagaccactcccagtcagtcctagcaaaattattgcttgagaaatttcactttgctaaaaagctatttttgtttcttttttgaccatgttttcaattaaaatcacAGTAAGGCACTTAATTTTTACCCagaaaatgatttgatattgagataagaCCTTTTTAACCTATTTTCTGAATTATGTCTAACTTGAACTATTTACTATGGGTTTAGATGAATGGAAGACCACAAATAGAATTTTATAGCCAACATGTCGTCTTGGTGTTTATACAGTGTAATTTACATTAGTTGTTACATTGTAAAAGTCCTGTAGCATTTTACCTTGATTCATCTGCAGAAGCAGCCAAATACCTACATACACTCTGATATAAACACAtttattgatttgattaaaaGATAATGACACTCACTCACCTCTCTCCCTTTGACACCAATGCAAAATAATTGTGCTCTGAAGCACATTCTGAGATATTTACGGAAGTAATCAGCGATTGTTGTTTTTTAAAACACCTGTCTGTCACTATGCACTCCGCATCCAACTAACTTACAAGGGATTGGGAGAGACACATTCATACATTTTTCTGAACGAAATAGGCAACGTTGTTTTTAATTGGTCTACTCTACTGCATAGTGTGTGGTTGGCGTCTTTTGGCGGAGGAGCCCCGCTTTGAGCAGATGGCGCTGGGGTGACCTTTCACCTCCCCTGATGTGACAGGCGTTCTGGAGGGAGGTGTcgatggagagagaaacaaacGTTCTCCTCCCAACACCTCCACTGATTAGCTGGGGACATGGCGGCTAGGTGATACACCTCAGATAGAGATAGACAATTTAATGGCTGACACGCATTCCGTGCGACAGATGTGATCACtaggtgttttttttctctccctggtAGTTTGCTTGTGTAATTATCTTGACTGTTattatactaattgagtgtgatTCACTATTTGACTCCCTCTTTGATGCTGAGGTACAGCCTTCCAAGAATAGATGTAGAGATGTACAGCAACTGGCACATTAGATAAAGTATGTGTAATTGTTAAGTGGTGATTGTATTGCCCCCATCTTCTTTGTCATTGTTGACAATGGTTCTGTAGCCTAAACCAATTTCTTATTACATCTATTGGACACTTTGGTAATATCTATCATTCTGTGTAGGCTATGTCTGCCTGCCACCCAAATGTTGGTTATACTAGAAATCCATAAAGAGAAGAGAATGGGAGCCATTGTGGGGGTGTAGTAAGAAGCTAATTACAAGGTGTCAAAACCCCAGGGATGGAATGGGGGGACCAACAGTTTTATATTATGTGAGATGGGAAGCAGAACAAAAACAGCTTTTAGTCATTGCACGACAAACAAGCTACAGATCTCAGGGGAATATAATCATATGATGTGACAATTATAGCAGGCTGCACTAGGATGCCCACATTGGTTGCTAGGGACAATGGTAATAATGCATTATCCCAAAGGTTGGAACAGGTTTGTTAGCCTAGTTTGTATCACATTAATATTTGGGGCTTTCAGCATCAATTTGGGTCTGTACTAAATGCATAAATTGCTTTACTGGTTGGTACAGCTTAAGGGACAGTGATTCAGCTGCATTCAGCTCCCCCTTGCTTCTCGAAAGCGACCTACAGCAGAATGTAGCGGAGTAGAGGAAGTGGTCATCAAGGCGCCGGAAGTACCCACTGTTCCGACGAATTTGTTTTGAATGAGGAATTCTGGCTGATTCATTGTAGCAAGCGAGACTTCAATAGTTAGCACACACGACTATTCTTTCCAACATTTTTACATCTTGAACAGGTAAGATCCCACTCCCACAACTGTTTCTATCACTACCCTAgcaaaaatgtatccatgccgaAGAAGTTGCTATGTAGTCAGTTTGGTTTTTCGACTGTCGCGTGTAATGaaagagctaacgttagctagctaactgtcgCTAACGTTACCGCTAGCAAGCGAGCTAAGGCAGTTTATCTGGTTAACGTTAGCAAACTTAGTCAAACATGTTGGTTAGTTGACAGAGACCACTCTTTTTATTAAGAATTTGATGTTATCCCGCGTTTAACATTATTTTCTTTGTTCTGGCGGATAACATTAACTTAGACAGCTGGATGATTAACGTTAGCCCACTACCTATAATATGTAGCTAACTGTCAACGTCGTTAGTTAGCGTAGGCACTTTACTGTCATTATCAATAATTTGTGATGAGACAATTTAATGTATCTAGTTATATAATAGTCAGGAAAAATAGCTAGATGATACTGTATGAAAGCAGACATTCCAGATTAATCATGAAAATCAGCTAGCTACATGTGAAACAGATGGTCACAAAATCATATCGTCTGACAGCTAACTGGCAAACTATGCCATGTCATTCCATCCTGCTCTTTTGACTGCCTTTTGGGATTAACAACTGTTTTGTAGTTTACTATCTAACAACAATGCATATTAGAAAGTAATAGGGTTGAAGATGGTAAATAGGGTTGACATTCATTGCTGTGTTTTCCCACAACAGAAATGGATAGGCTGCTGAGGCTTGGAGGAGGAATGCCCGGACTGGGTCAGGTGTGTTTTCAGCCATGACTTATCTCGCATGCTGTTGCTATGGAATGCCTTTAGACCTTGTCTCATTAACTCATGAATGAATCAAAGCCCTAATATTGGGCTATAACTATCCTAGCTATATATCTTCAACGCCTATCTTATGCCGATCACCAAACAGGGAGTGATTCTGACTTGAGTTGGGTGGAATAGGCAGAAGTGACTACAAATTAAAAGTGAGAGACTGTAGTCAGGGTAGACCTTGTTGCTCTTATCCACAGACTGAAAAGGACCTGGCACAGCTCAGCTCTCTTAAATATTGTACATTTTAGTATGTTGTGTGGTCTGTAGTCCACACAATCAGGGTAAGAGTTATTGTTATtaaaatttatttttttatttaacctttattgaactaggcaagtcggttaagaacaaattcttatttacaaaaatGGCCAACCCTGaacgaccctgggccaattgtgcgccgccctatgggactcccaatcatggtcggatggtctggattcgaaccaggggctgtagtgacgcctcttgcgctgagatgcagAGGTTGCCTCCCTCAATAACCTCTCTGCAAAGTTGAATCGTTTTCTTAGCTATAGCCTATTTGCTCTACAGTCTTTTTCATGTGAAATGGATAATGAGAATAGATTGTCAAGGCATTATGTTCAATATGTATTAACAAATTCTATGTAGCTTAATCGAAAGTAAAGAATTATGGTGTATGCCACCTAACAACTGCAGTGTCTCCCTTGTGCTATTATCGAGCATGCTTTGTTGGAACATGTTTTTAGTGTAGCCCTGCCCAATCACAAGAGCCCGGGGCGCTCTTTGGTGAGAGAAATGAAAAGAGCCCACTTTGTTGTGTTTGTAGCGGCCAAGCCTTGCAAGGCGAGGCCAATGAGGAGCTTGCTCCCGACTGGCGTTGGATTTGCCAATTAACACCTCCAGTAAGTGGCTGCCTTGGCACCCTACAGAGGTGTTAAAAAGAGGGGAGGTGTCTTCTTTTaacttctccctctctgacaTGCAGGGCTTCAGAGCACCATTTAAATTACAATATTACTTTCAGGATAttgaacatacactgagtgtacaaaacattaggaacacctgacagactgaccaggtgaaagctatgatcccttattgatgtgacttgctaaatccacttcaatccgtgtagatgaaggagatgagacgggttaaagaagggtttttaagccttgacacatggattgtgaatgtgcGCCATTGAGGGtgcatgggcaagacaaaagatttaagtgcttttgaatggggtatggtagtaggtgccagatgcagctcttgacactcaaactggtgtgatGCTTCTGGGTTTTTCACTGGCTAGTGGCTAGGCTAATGTCAAATTGCAGGTGGTGTTTATTGTCAACAAAATGTTAAAGGTAGACTCAAGCAGAACGTAAACAGCATATTGGctcaatttccgcaacaactaagagcgttgaagcacAAGGCTCAACTTCTCCGTGGACATGCGCAGACACTctgtgagagcgaagtcttgcatctcgctcatctcaatatctgcggttAGTCTCCCTTTTAACAATCATCATCAGTCTGTCAATAATATAATACTAATATATTATAAACTGCAGTGAGGCTGTATTTTGTCATCCCAATCAGCTCTGTGTGATAGTAAACTATAACCTAAAATCTGTTATTTCCTCCCCCCAGGGCCCACCTACAGACGCCCCCGCCGTAGACACTGCAGAGCAGGTGTACATCTCCTCACTGGCACTGCTCAAGGTAAGAAGGAAATAAACAGTTGCCGTTTTATACCGACTAGTTACATGATGCGTGTCCGTGGCAGTCGTCTACGTCTCACCATGTATTTCCATCTCATTCAGATGCTGAAGCACGGGCGTGCCGGTGTGCCCATGGAGGTCATGGGTTTGATGCTGGGCGAGTTTGTGGACGACTACACTGTGCGAGTGATTGACGTGTTCGCCATGCCGCAGTCAGGAACTGTACGTTTTCCCAGTCGTTTCCCCTAACAGACCCTGCAGGACAATGTTGAGTAACTCTGCAGTTATGCGTGTGACGTTTTCTCCACCGGTGTATGCGTAATAGCACTTCTCTCTCCGACAGGGTGTCAGTGTGGAGGCCGTGGACCCCGTCTTCCAAGCCAAAATGTTGGATATGCTTAAGCAGACTGGCAGGTAAATGCATATGGACGACTTACTAATATAAAACATATTAGTTAGAACACCACGGTCGATTTGGCATAGCTTCTCTAGGACAAAGTCACACTGTAAATGCTCTACACTCCAGGATACACTAAAAACAGAAAAATGTCATTTGTAAGAATAAAACAGAAAAGAAATGTGTAAAATAGACACAAAGAAAGGTAtctgtgcagtaatagtgttgaACTAAAATAATTGAGATGGTTATCATCGCTGTGGCTCCTCCAACTAGACCAGAGATGGTGGTTGGCTGGTACCACAGTCACCCCGGGTTTGGCTGCTGGCTGTCCGGCGTTGACATCAACA encodes the following:
- the LOC115196091 gene encoding motile sperm domain-containing protein 2 isoform X1; protein product: MALWLLSIRSVSSSVTAEIVKHDGLLPPRQHVRHTSEPTGFGLLIMTDARSVLSEQVSLIITVKVDMLVVKFEIFPLKQDIQKKIQETRKRFCIEYAQDLSDKYDSRDVDRLRKDDVLVDGYLEWRHFVVEDTLKMIDESLQWRKEFKLNDINESSVQKSLFESGMHYLHGYDKEGNKLFWFRVKLHMKDVKMLTEKKRYVAFWLESYARREPGIPLTVIFDMSEAGLSCVDMDLIKYIINCFQVYYPRLLSKMLMYEMPWIMNAAWKMVKNMLSQDAIDKLKFVSKRDIQNYVDRENLPSYMGGTDPFKFSYPPLPDDIFQNPISETGQEDDTESKDDDLEAKDTLEPSSPTLRTRNVYLAQDGDNEGSIRWKGSRRPTVTFKGTSLCISPNDELCFGHREGEKRCLIMLNNVTKNQVAFKVRTTAPEKYRVKPSNSSCGAGKSMEITVSLHGGSLCSPQDRFLIMAAEMEPCSGGGSTDLAQFWKGVPKAKIMEHRLRCRMLEGIKSALSPVTDRSHKMETNGYQDLHPTLLQLMASSSRLEQKMDHCLWWQKLLTVLVTALTALGFSALYIQYTGDWPF
- the LOC115196091 gene encoding motile sperm domain-containing protein 2 isoform X2; translation: MALWLLSIRSVSSSVTAEIVKHDGLLPPRQHVRHTSEPTGFGLLIMTDARSVLSEQDIQKKIQETRKRFCIEYAQDLSDKYDSRDVDRLRKDDVLVDGYLEWRHFVVEDTLKMIDESLQWRKEFKLNDINESSVQKSLFESGMHYLHGYDKEGNKLFWFRVKLHMKDVKMLTEKKRYVAFWLESYARREPGIPLTVIFDMSEAGLSCVDMDLIKYIINCFQVYYPRLLSKMLMYEMPWIMNAAWKMVKNMLSQDAIDKLKFVSKRDIQNYVDRENLPSYMGGTDPFKFSYPPLPDDIFQNPISETGQEDDTESKDDDLEAKDTLEPSSPTLRTRNVYLAQDGDNEGSIRWKGSRRPTVTFKGTSLCISPNDELCFGHREGEKRCLIMLNNVTKNQVAFKVRTTAPEKYRVKPSNSSCGAGKSMEITVSLHGGSLCSPQDRFLIMAAEMEPCSGGGSTDLAQFWKGVPKAKIMEHRLRCRMLEGIKSALSPVTDRSHKMETNGYQDLHPTLLQLMASSSRLEQKMDHCLWWQKLLTVLVTALTALGFSALYIQYTGDWPF
- the LOC115196091 gene encoding motile sperm domain-containing protein 2 isoform X4 — its product is MIDESLQWRKEFKLNDINESSVQKSLFESGMHYLHGYDKEGNKLFWFRVKLHMKDVKMLTEKKRYVAFWLESYARREPGIPLTVIFDMSEAGLSCVDMDLIKYIINCFQVYYPRLLSKMLMYEMPWIMNAAWKMVKNMLSQDAIDKLKFVSKRDIQNYVDRENLPSYMGGTDPFKFSYPPLPDDIFQNPISETGQEDDTESKDDDLEAKDTLEPSSPTLRTRNVYLAQDGDNEGSIRWKGSRRPTVTFKGTSLCISPNDELCFGHREGEKRCLIMLNNVTKNQVAFKVRTTAPEKYRVKPSNSSCGAGKSMEITVSLHGGSLCSPQDRFLIMAAEMEPCSGGGSTDLAQFWKGVPKAKIMEHRLRCRMLEGIKSALSPVTDRSHKMETNGYQDLHPTLLQLMASSSRLEQKMDHCLWWQKLLTVLVTALTALGFSALYIQYTGDWPF
- the LOC115196091 gene encoding motile sperm domain-containing protein 2 isoform X3; this encodes MTDARSVLSEQVSLIITVKVDMLVVKFEIFPLKQDIQKKIQETRKRFCIEYAQDLSDKYDSRDVDRLRKDDVLVDGYLEWRHFVVEDTLKMIDESLQWRKEFKLNDINESSVQKSLFESGMHYLHGYDKEGNKLFWFRVKLHMKDVKMLTEKKRYVAFWLESYARREPGIPLTVIFDMSEAGLSCVDMDLIKYIINCFQVYYPRLLSKMLMYEMPWIMNAAWKMVKNMLSQDAIDKLKFVSKRDIQNYVDRENLPSYMGGTDPFKFSYPPLPDDIFQNPISETGQEDDTESKDDDLEAKDTLEPSSPTLRTRNVYLAQDGDNEGSIRWKGSRRPTVTFKGTSLCISPNDELCFGHREGEKRCLIMLNNVTKNQVAFKVRTTAPEKYRVKPSNSSCGAGKSMEITVSLHGGSLCSPQDRFLIMAAEMEPCSGGGSTDLAQFWKGVPKAKIMEHRLRCRMLEGIKSALSPVTDRSHKMETNGYQDLHPTLLQLMASSSRLEQKMDHCLWWQKLLTVLVTALTALGFSALYIQYTGDWPF